CACCGTGGCACTTGGCAACCCTTACCTTGCGGAATAGGACTGAATGTTACCTAAGGATTGCAGTTCTGCAGTACTAGGCTAGGGACTGATTGACCTGAGGCTTGaaaagtggatctctgtgtttcCAGCCATCTGCTCCTTGGGCCCAAAGTGTTGAAAGCCTTGCACCGGGTTTGTTTGACATAGGAGCTATTTATGGAATGGGATGGGATGTTGGGGGAAGAACTGTCTCTAACCTAcatcaaacacagggctggacACCTTCCCTGCATTTTCTCATTaaatcctcttttcttttttccttttctgggataggggttgggggggggggggcataaggtttctctgtgtaaccctggctgtcctagaacttgttctatagaccagactggcctggaactcgcagagatccaccagtttctacctcctgagtgctggaattaaatgcGTGACCCACCACCTCCCCACTCTTTAAACCTTAGCATCCATTCCAAATACTAGATGCATTTAGGACCGTAACCTTTGTAGGGGGAGGGGGTCACCCGAAGGTGAGAGAACAAGGCACCTAGTGGTATTGATCCTTTGTCCTCTCAGCCTCATGAGCATCTTCATCCCACTGGGATTCCTGTGCCTCTACCCTGTCACCTACAAGGTGTTAGCTGTTTGCCCCTGGGTCAGCCCTTGGAGGAGATGGTTGCTGTGGAATGAGCAAGCCTTTCCCAGCCCTAAGGGACATTTTCTCCTGCCCTTCTGCAGTTCTGCCTCCTGGGGGTACTGCTGGCCCCAATCCGAGTACTTCTAGCTTTTAttgtcctctttctcctctggCCCTTCGCATGGCTCCAAGTAGCAGGTCTCACTGAGGAGCAGCTTCAGGAACCAATTACAGGATGGAGGAAGTAAGTGGGACCCAACTGCTGAGACCATTTCTCACCCGTTAGATGCTCCACTCCACCACACCCCCAacctcccccccaaccccaacacacacacacacacacacacacacacacacacacacacacacacacaccagggtctGGAATCGTTACATGAGCTATCAGCCAAGCCTAGATGTGGTCTTTAGGGCATTTCTAAGTGACATGTCCAGACTACTTCAACTCTATGGCCAACGTGTATTGAGGGGGAAAGAGGGGTATCCTGCTTTCCCGGGCTTCCTGGGGCCAGGGTGGATTAAGAATCAGATCCCCTCCTCCACTGACTCCCAGCCTCACCCCGGCAGGACTGTATGCCACAACGGCGTTCTTGGTCTGAGCCGCCTGCTATTTTTCCTGCTTGGCTTCCTTCGGATCCGTGTTCGGGGTCAAAGGGCCTCTCGTCTTGAAGCCCCtgtcctggttgctgccccccaCTCAACTTTCTTTGACCCAATTGTTCTGCTACCCTGTGACCTGCCCAAGGTTGTATCCCGAGCTGAGAATCTTTCTGTGCCTGTCATCGGAGGTGAGAGAATTCAAGAAGGTATAGGGGAGGGATGGCAACCCCAGGGCCCAAAAAGTCAGAAACGGAAACACTGGCTTCCAGTGTAGAGAGAAAAGTCAGGACAGGGTACCTGTGTGTTGGCAGAAGAATGTAAATGAACACCATTCACTCTGTCAACTGATCTCAAGACTCTCAGGGCTGGGGGCCAGAGACAAGGTGCTAGAAAGACAGCCTTCAATGAATAGATTATAGCAATAAATGGATTGTCGAAATATCTAACACTGTTGAGGAAATTGAAGCTGCCAGATGTCAGTGCCTCAGGGGGTCAGAACCAAGTGACTCCTCCTTTTAACCTTCCCCGGCCCAGCCCTTCTTCGATTTAATCAAGCCATCCTAGTATCCCGGCATGACCCAGCCTCTCGTCGCAGAGTGGTTGAGGAGGTCAGAAGGCGGGCGACCTCGGGAGGCAAGTGGCCTCAGGTGGGTAAAGATCTTTGGAAGCTCTGCCTCCCATGCCGAAAGGTTGCTCTTTCCTCCCCACTTCACTCTgtgctttgggttttttgtttttgttttgtttttcacccAGGTACTATTTTTTCCTGAAGGCACCTGTTCCAACAAGAAGGCTCTGCTGAAGTTCAAACCAGGTGAGTAAAAGGATAGTGGGCGGTGAGGCCGCGGGGGAGGAGCAGCTCCAgctttggggtgggggggtgggtaaCTCACACAGTAGAGGGGAGGGTAACAGTGACAGGGAGCCTCCTACCTCCCTGACAAGGTGAGTCAGAGAGGAAATTCTTAGGGCAAAGCCACATGGCATTTGGGGTTTGTCTCAGACCCCCATGCCTCCGTGTACTAACTTCTGCCTTGGGGGATGCGGGTGGAAACGGGATTTAGGAGCCTTCATCGCTGGGGTGCCCGTGCAGCCTGTCCTCATCCGATACCCCAACAGTCTGGTGAGTCTCGGTGGGAGGAGAGGGTGGCAGCGGGGAGCATGAATCCCTCTTAAGTGGCCATGAGTGGACACTGCATCTGGGGTGAAGGGTGAGGTGAGGTTGGAGTCTGCTAAAGGAGATTGGCCGGTTTCCAGAAAGAGGAGTAACATTCCGCCCCTCCTTCTGCTTTTCCCATAGGACACCACCAGCTGGGCGTGGAGGGGCCCTGGCGTGTGAGTGCTAGTGTTAGAGGGGTAAGGGTGGGGGGTCAGGGGGGGCCCTGGCATGTGAGTTCTAGTGTTAGAGGGGTAAGGGTGGGGGGTCAGGGGGGGCCCTGGCATGTGAGTTCTAGTGTTAGAGAGGGGTAAGGGTGGGGGGCCGGGGGGTGGGGTGTCCCTGGAGTGTGAgttctagtgttagggggttaaGGGTTGGGGGTTCAGGTCCACCAGAGCATTTCTGGTGCAGTTCCTAAAAGAGATAAAATGACCTACCATGAGAGTTAGAGAACTCTGGAGGagattgccctctgacctctccGTATTACTTGGCACTGTTTCTAAGCCTCCCACCTAAGACACTCCTGCTGTAATTACAGTTCCGTATTTACTGTCCTCTGCTTCTTGTTTGTGGGtttggagggggttggggagttGGAGGTGGTTCTCAACTCTGTGGTCCCTTCTAGAGAACCCATACCACTAGGAATACGTCTTCTCTTTGCCTCAGTACCCAGACTTCTCCTTGCCTGCCGCTCTTCCTCcctggtgtgtttcctgcagtTTTTGACCTGCCTATCACCTTCCTGGTCCTTCTCACAGCCTCCTAACTAACTAGAGCTAGGGGTCCCATTTTTCGTATCACTGAGAGGACGTCCCACTGCCTTGTTTAGCTATGGGAGGCAGCTCATAGTTGAACAGTGATAAACACCCATCTCTCCTCTCTTAGACTCAAAGTCCTCTGGCTCACAGCCTCTCAGCCCTGCAGCATCGTGGATGTAGAGGTATGAACTCCCTCCTCAGTGGAATGGGAAGAGTAGTAACCGTGCGTGCTTTCAGGCCCCAACGAGAGCTGCGTCTGTGTTTCAGTTCCTCCCCGTCTATCAGCCCAGCCCAGAGGAGAGTAAGGACCCCACCCTTTATGCCAACAACGTCCAGCGAGTCATGGCACAGTGAGTATTAAAAGTTATTTCCTGCTATTCCACGAAGTATTTCCTGGAGCAGTTCTGCTGAGCAGAGGAACCACAAGGAGGTGCAGGAGGCTTTGAGGCAAAGGTAAGGGATAGCGGGGCAGGACTGAGAGACAGCCGAGACTGAGGAGAGAAGAAGATAAAGGGAGCTGCCTATGCCAGTCTAGCAGAGTCTAACGTCTCCTGCCACCTCCTGATCGCCGTCCTCCTTTGTCCTCAAGGGCCCTGGGCATTCCGGCTACTGAGTGTGAGTTCGTAGGGAGCTTACCTGTGATCGTGGTGGGCCAGCTGAAGGTAGCGCTGGAACCGCAGCTCTGGGAGCTGGGAAAGGTGCTACAGAAGGCCGGGTAAGTTACCTTGAAGGTGAGGGCAGTGCTGCATTCAGTCCTCAGGACAGGGTTCAGGGGACAGCAGCTGAGCCTGGGCATGCTGAGAACCTGGTGCTGGGGTTGTGCATATCCAGAAAGAAAGTGACTCAACCCTGCTGTCAACGCTTCCGTTGTAGGCTGTCCCCTGGCTTTGTGGACATGGGGGCAGAGCCAGGCCGGAGTCGAATGATCAGCCAAGAGGCAtttgcccagcagctccagctcTCGGATCCCCAGACAGTGGCTGGTGCCTTCCGCTACTTCCAGCAGGTAATGAGCTAGAACCCAGGGCAAAACGGACGGCTTGCCATCCAAGCCAAGGAGCTCAAGATTCAGGGATGGTGTCTGTCttcgttagggttttactgctgtgaacagacaccgtgaccaatgcaagtcttataaaggacaacacttaactggggctggcttacaggttcagagattcagtcccattatcatcaaggcaggaacatggcagcatccaggcaggcatggtgcaggaggagctgagttctacgtcttcaccaaaggaagccaggaacagactgagcatcctcaggcaactaggaggagggtctccaagcccacccccacagt
This Rattus norvegicus strain BN/NHsdMcwi chromosome 3, GRCr8, whole genome shotgun sequence DNA region includes the following protein-coding sequences:
- the Lpcat4 gene encoding lysophospholipid acyltransferase LPCAT4, whose amino-acid sequence is MSQGSSGAWAPLDPTSGSSASPNPFVHELHLSGLQRVKFCLLGVLLAPIRVLLAFIVLFLLWPFAWLQVAGLTEEQLQEPITGWRKTVCHNGVLGLSRLLFFLLGFLRIRVRGQRASRLEAPVLVAAPHSTFFDPIVLLPCDLPKVVSRAENLSVPVIGALLRFNQAILVSRHDPASRRRVVEEVRRRATSGGKWPQVLFFPEGTCSNKKALLKFKPGAFIAGVPVQPVLIRYPNSLDTTSWAWRGPGVLKVLWLTASQPCSIVDVEFLPVYQPSPEESKDPTLYANNVQRVMAQALGIPATECEFVGSLPVIVVGQLKVALEPQLWELGKVLQKAGLSPGFVDMGAEPGRSRMISQEAFAQQLQLSDPQTVAGAFRYFQQDAKGLVDFRNVALALAALDGGRSLEELTRLAFELFAEEQAEEPDRLLYKDGFSTILHLLLGSPRPAAMTLHAELCRSGCSQGLSLCQFQNFSLHDPLYSKLFSAYLRPPHKPRSTSQIPNASSSPTALANGTVQAPKQKGD
- the Lpcat4 gene encoding lysophospholipid acyltransferase LPCAT4 isoform X1, translating into MTQPLVAEWLRRSEGGRPREASGLRHLFQQEGSAEVQTRWKRDLGAFIAGVPVQPVLIRYPNSLDTTSWAWRGPGVLKVLWLTASQPCSIVDVEFLPVYQPSPEESKDPTLYANNVQRVMAQALGIPATECEFVGSLPVIVVGQLKVALEPQLWELGKVLQKAGLSPGFVDMGAEPGRSRMISQEAFAQQLQLSDPQTVAGAFRYFQQDAKGLVDFRNVALALAALDGGRSLEELTRLAFELFAEEQAEEPDRLLYKDGFSTILHLLLGSPRPAAMTLHAELCRSGCSQGLSLCQFQNFSLHDPLYSKLFSAYLRPPHKPRSTSQIPNASSSPTALANGTVQAPKQKGD